CCCATTGCGCGTACCACTCGATCTGGCGGCGGTGCAGCTCCGCCGGACCGAGGGCCACGACCTTCGGGTGGCGGAGGGCTATCGCGCCGGCGAGCCGGGCCGCGGCGAGCGCGTCGGCCGAGGCGTCGTGGGCGGCCTCCAGCGCCACCCCGTACTCCGTGCAGACGGCTTCGAGGTTGCGCTTGCCGCGGCGGTAGCGGTCCACGGAGCGGTCGATCGTGTACGGGTCGATGACGGGTGCCGGATCGATGCCGCCGAGCCGCTCGCGCAGGGACGGCAGTCCGTGGCGCCGCAGCTCGGCGGAGAGCAGGGTCAGGTCGAAGGCCGCGTTGTACGCGACGACCGGGACGCCCGTCTTCCAGTACTCCACGAGGACGCCCGCGATCGCGTCGGCGACCTGGTCGGCGGGCCTGCCCTCGGTGGCCGCCCGCTCGTTCGAGATCCCGTGCACCGCCACCGCGTCCGCCGGGATCTCCACGCCCGGATCGGCCAGCCATTCGCGGTGCCCGACCGGCTCCCCGTCCTTGACCTCGATCACGGCTCCCGTGACGATGCGCGCTTCCCGCGGATCCGTCCCGGTCGTCTCCAGGTCGAAGCCGATCAGCAGCTCCCGGTGCCAGCCCATGGGCGGCCCCCCTTCTTCGTGGTGCTTTCCCCCAGTGGTCTCCACGATCCCATGTGCCACTGACAATCCGACGGCCGCGTTCCGCTTTCGCCCGCCGGGGTCAGGGTCGGGCCGGGGTCAGGACACGGGACGCGAGTCCGCCCAGGCCAGCTCGAACTCCTCGCGATATGTCGGGAAAAGCCCTTCTTCGCCTTGGTCGTCCGCCTTGAGCACCCGGCTTCCGCCGCGCAGCACGAGCACCGGGGCCTCCAGGCCACGGGTGCGGCGCAGATAGGACTGCACGACGGCGATCCCGTCCGAGCCGTCGCCGTCGACGAGGTAGGCGGTGAAGCGGGGGGTCTCGTCGAAGACCTGGATCTCGAAGGCGCCCGGGTCGCGCAGCCTGGCCCGGACCCGGCGCATGTGCAGGATGTTCATCTCGACGGCGCGGCTCAACTCGCCCCGCTTGATGCCGAGTTCGCGCTCGCGCCGCTTCACCGCACTGGACGCGGGGTTGAGGAAAAGCAGCCGTACCCGGCAGCCCGACTCGGCCAGCCGCACCAGGCGCCGCCCGGAGAAGTTCTGCACCAGCAGGTTCAGGCCGATGCCGATGGCGTCGACGCGGCGGGCGCCGCCGAAGAGGTCCTCGGCGGGGAACTGGCGCAGCAGGCGCACCCGGTCCGAGTGCACGCCGACCACGTCCGCGTACCGGTCGCCGACCAGGTTCTCGACCGCGTCGACGGGCAGCCGGCGAGCGGAGGGCACGTCGCTGCCGGAGCCGAGGATCTCCAGGAGCTTGGCCGAGGCGCGCTCGGCCTGGGCGAGGACCGCCTCGGACAGAGCGCGGTTGCGGGAGACGACGTTGCGGGTGACTTCCAGCTCGTCCAGGGCGAGTTCGACGTCGCGGCGCTCGTCGAAGTACGGCTCGAAGCACGGCCAGTGCTGCACCATCAGCTCGCGCAGCTGCGGCAACGTCAGGAAACTCAGCACGTTGTCGTCGGCCGGGTCGAGCAAGTAGCCCTTGCGGCGGCTGACTTCGCGTACCGCGACGGCCCGCTGCACCCACTCCTGACCGGCCGGTCCGGCGGCGGCGACGACCCAGTCGTCGCCGTGGACGGGTTCGTAGATGGGGCGCAGAACAGCGGCCACGACCGCGCGCAGCCGCTGTTCGACCAGGTTCAGCCAGATGTAGGCACGCCCGGCCCGCTGGGCGCGCGTACGCACCTCGCGCCAGGCGTCGACGCCCCAGTCCAGTTCCGGTCCAATGGAACCCATCTCCATCGGCCGTGCCAGGGACACCGCGCCGGGCGGGACATCTGTGGAGTTCCCCTCGTGACCCTCGTCACCAGGAGGCAACTCCAACCCTCCCGAGCCCACCCGCGCACCGCCTTCCGCTCCCCCGAGCTCTTCCCTACTCAACGATCAAGGAAGGGTACTCCGGGACCGGTCGGCGGTGCAGCCGGATGGACAGGGTCGTTTCTCAACTACCGTCTTGGACATGCCCGTTCTGGTCGGCGAGCTCCGGCGGAGTGAGCGGATTCATAGCCGTGACGTCGCGCGGGGCGACCGAGAAGCCCTGCCAGTGGACCGGCATGGGCTGCTGGTCCTCGTCGCGGGCGATGTGGTGGAAGCCCACGTTGACCCAGGCGATCGGGTGCTGGAGCGTCTGTCCGTTGACCCACTTGTCGACGGACTTACCGGCTCCCGCACCGCAGTTGAGCAGGTTGTTGCTCGCGTACTGCTCGCACTTCTTGTACTCGGTGAAGTAGATGTCGTGCTTGGTGAAGCCGCGGCCGAGGAACTTGCTGGTCGCGCCCGGCACGAGCTCGTACGAGCGCGCGTGGTCGTCCTTGTTCTTGCCTATGTCACTGACGATCCGCCACCAGCGCCCGTTCTTGGCGTCACCCGCGAGTTCCTTGGTGACCTTGGTACGGGTGGTCTTGGTGCTCGGTGCCTGCTGGCCGTGAGCGGGCGCGCTGACCGCGGAGTCGTACTGCTCGACCTTGTTCTTGGTGGAGCTGTCCAGGCCGAAGTTGAGCCGCCAGAAGACGTTGTGCCGGTGGCTGGTGGCGTAGTCCTTGGCGCCCTTGCCCAGCGGCCAGCCGCGGCCGTCGCCCGCGTCGTAGTCACCGGGCGAGAGGCTGCCGGTGGCACCGACGTTCATGTTGATGGTGCCGTCGTCCTGGAAGCGCCACTCGGTGATGTACTCGTACCAGCCGACCTTGTTGGCCGTGTAGACGAGCAGGTCCTTGCCCTGGGTCTGGAAGACCTTGTTGCCCGAGTCGGACTGCATGCGGTAGGCGTGGCCGCGCGAACGGGTCGTGGTGCACAGGCCCTTGACGTTGGCCTGCGACGGATCCCAGGCGTCGGGGATCTTCACGTTCTTGATGGTGCCGCCGGGGCACTCGCCCGCGGCCAGGTTCATCAGGCCCTGGCCGAAGCCCGCGCCCGTGAGGTCGTCGTACTCGACCGAGCCGTCGTCGTAGGGGACGTCGATCTGGGCGAGCTTGGCGCTGGTGAGGACCTTGATCGGCTGGGCCTCGCCCTTGGGCTGGTAGGAGATGTTCTCCAGGACGAGCCCGGCGTTGCTCTCGTAGTGCCAGCACATCCGCCAGGTGGTCCCGGTGGAGAGCTTCTGCTCGATCTTGTACGCCGAGCTGCAGTCGGCGGCCGCCGCGGGGGCTGCCTTCGCGGTGGTCTTGGCGCTGCTGTGCGGCTGGGCGGAGGCCGGACCCGCGGCCGAGGTCACGCCGACGGCGAGTGCGGCCACCGAGAGGCCCACCGCCGCCCGGCTGCGGGCACGGCTGATTCTGTTGACGCGCATGAAGAAGTGACTCCTCGCGGAAATCAGAAGGGTTGGGAAAGTGGACGGAGGACGGCTCAGCCGAGCTTGCCGACCTTGCGGGCGCTCAGGTCGATCACGAAGGCACGGGTGTCGATCCAGGCCCCGTTCTTGATCTTCGGGAACAGCCGTACGCAGCGGTGCTTGCCGCAGTCGGCGAGGGTCCCGGACTGCGCGCCCGAAGTCGCCCGGTAGACCATGCTGTTGAGCGTCAGCTGCTGCTCGGGCGAGGTGAGCTCCTTGCCGGTGGCGTCCTTGTAGTCCGCCTTCAGGCCGGCGCCGAGCGGGTCGGCGATCAGGAGCTTGGCCGCCTCGATCGACTCGTCACGGCTGATGGGCGGCTGGACGCCGTGCTGCGTGTCCGTCCGCTCGACCTTGCCCGTGTCGAGGTTGACGGTCTTGGTGACGAGCGAGTCGTCCTTGTAGTCGTAGTACGTCACGTCCGCGCGCCGGGGCGCGTTCGGGTCGGCCACTTCGTTCTCGTCGGGTTCGGCGAGGTCGACGCCGAGGCGCTGCGGACCGCGCTTGCCCTCGACGTTCTCACTGGCGGCGAACGACGACTGGTGCAGCGCGATCTGTTCGACCCGCTTCAGCTCGTCGTCGGTCAGCGGGTCGCGACCCTTGCCCTTCTTGCCCTCGGCCGGGGCCGCCTCGACGATGCCGGGCTGCACGGCCGTCTGGCCCTGTCCCTGCCCGGCCTGCTGGGCGGACTGGTTACCGCCTCCGGCGCCGCCCGAGTCGTCCGCCCCCGCGGAACCCGGCAGAGTGATGCCGATCATCACGGCGGTCCCGGCCACCGCGATCGCCGCGCCCGCCACCACCTTTCCCAGATGGCGGTGCACTATCTTGCGCACATCTTCCCCCAACCCCCTGTGTCTCTAGGAGTTCTTCGAGCCCCACTGGTCTGGCATACGGGGTATGCCTGGTCGGACGGTAAGAGGGACGTAAGTCATAGGTGGTTCCATCACTTTCGGGGAGACTCGGCACGGAGTCGCCCCCGGAGGCGCAGCACTACTGGAAGAGTCGTGTCCATGCAGGTCTGGCCTGGAGAGGCGTATCCACTCGGTGCCACGTACGACGGCGCCGGTACCAATTTCGCGGTCTTCTCGGAGGCCGCCCACCGAATCGAGCTGTGTCTTCTGCACGACGACGGCTCCGAGACGGCGGTTGAGCTGCGCGAGACCGACGCGTTCGTCCGGCACGCGTATCTGCCCGGGATCATGCCCGGTCAGCGGTACGGCTTCCGTGTGCACGGGCCGTATGCGCCGGAGCGCGGGCAGCGCGTCAATTCCGCGAAGCTGCTGCTCGATCCGTACGCGCGTGCGATCAGCGGTTCGA
Above is a genomic segment from Streptomyces sp. R21 containing:
- a CDS encoding 3'-5' exonuclease; amino-acid sequence: MGWHRELLIGFDLETTGTDPREARIVTGAVIEVKDGEPVGHREWLADPGVEIPADAVAVHGISNERAATEGRPADQVADAIAGVLVEYWKTGVPVVAYNAAFDLTLLSAELRRHGLPSLRERLGGIDPAPVIDPYTIDRSVDRYRRGKRNLEAVCTEYGVALEAAHDASADALAAARLAGAIALRHPKVVALGPAELHRRQIEWYAQWAADFQSFLRRKGDATAVVDGTWPLRELADETV
- a CDS encoding SAV2148 family HEPN domain-containing protein, which translates into the protein MGSGGLELPPGDEGHEGNSTDVPPGAVSLARPMEMGSIGPELDWGVDAWREVRTRAQRAGRAYIWLNLVEQRLRAVVAAVLRPIYEPVHGDDWVVAAAGPAGQEWVQRAVAVREVSRRKGYLLDPADDNVLSFLTLPQLRELMVQHWPCFEPYFDERRDVELALDELEVTRNVVSRNRALSEAVLAQAERASAKLLEILGSGSDVPSARRLPVDAVENLVGDRYADVVGVHSDRVRLLRQFPAEDLFGGARRVDAIGIGLNLLVQNFSGRRLVRLAESGCRVRLLFLNPASSAVKRRERELGIKRGELSRAVEMNILHMRRVRARLRDPGAFEIQVFDETPRFTAYLVDGDGSDGIAVVQSYLRRTRGLEAPVLVLRGGSRVLKADDQGEEGLFPTYREEFELAWADSRPVS
- a CDS encoding copper amine oxidase codes for the protein MRVNRISRARSRAAVGLSVAALAVGVTSAAGPASAQPHSSAKTTAKAAPAAAADCSSAYKIEQKLSTGTTWRMCWHYESNAGLVLENISYQPKGEAQPIKVLTSAKLAQIDVPYDDGSVEYDDLTGAGFGQGLMNLAAGECPGGTIKNVKIPDAWDPSQANVKGLCTTTRSRGHAYRMQSDSGNKVFQTQGKDLLVYTANKVGWYEYITEWRFQDDGTINMNVGATGSLSPGDYDAGDGRGWPLGKGAKDYATSHRHNVFWRLNFGLDSSTKNKVEQYDSAVSAPAHGQQAPSTKTTRTKVTKELAGDAKNGRWWRIVSDIGKNKDDHARSYELVPGATSKFLGRGFTKHDIYFTEYKKCEQYASNNLLNCGAGAGKSVDKWVNGQTLQHPIAWVNVGFHHIARDEDQQPMPVHWQGFSVAPRDVTAMNPLTPPELADQNGHVQDGS
- a CDS encoding Tat pathway signal sequence domain protein; translation: MRKIVHRHLGKVVAGAAIAVAGTAVMIGITLPGSAGADDSGGAGGGNQSAQQAGQGQGQTAVQPGIVEAAPAEGKKGKGRDPLTDDELKRVEQIALHQSSFAASENVEGKRGPQRLGVDLAEPDENEVADPNAPRRADVTYYDYKDDSLVTKTVNLDTGKVERTDTQHGVQPPISRDESIEAAKLLIADPLGAGLKADYKDATGKELTSPEQQLTLNSMVYRATSGAQSGTLADCGKHRCVRLFPKIKNGAWIDTRAFVIDLSARKVGKLG